The Syngnathus scovelli strain Florida chromosome 7, RoL_Ssco_1.2, whole genome shotgun sequence DNA window CATATGTTTGTGACCGACCTTGTTAGAAATCAAAGTGGAGGTCGAGCTGCACTCTGACGGGCTGGACTTGGACGGAAGTCGACACAAGAACCTAAAAATATTCAGAGGATAAAATGGTTTAAGACGGCCATATTGTATCCCACGGTATCATTACACAACTGACTTTTCAATGTGTCCCGCCGTGTTGACTTTCTTCTTGGCTGGAGTGATGTGAGCACGATGATGGTTGTCAGGGGAGACGGGAGCGGTGTTCTACAACAAGAGAAGTCAACATCAGTCAACGTGTTTACCCCCCTGGAATTGTAGAAGAGTAGAGACGACGCCATGACTGACCAGCTCTTTGTTGAGCACCTTGGCCAGCTGCTCATCTTCCTCGCTCCTCTTCCGCTCTtcctgaaggatctcctcctcctcggccAGGAGTTTGTGGATGTACTCCTCGCTGGCACGCTGCTCCTCCTCTTCTAGCTCGCGCTTCTCCTCAGACAACTGACAACAACGACACAAGTTGAGAGGGACCTTGCGTCGGAGGCTTTTGTAAAATAGCCGATTGATGTCATCATTTCTGAGGGGTAAGAACTCtatgtaataaataaaaattttaaaaaataggaCGGCTGATGTTTAGCTTACTTTGTTGATTTGCTCCTGATATTCTTGTCTCAGCTCACCAGGCTGACTTGTTCTGGGGGAAAAAactaacacacacatacaaacatggacagacacacacaaaaaagacaaGTACTTAGTATCGGTGTCTACTTAAAACTCGTAATGGCAGGATGCCGTGGTGGTACCAGTCAGGTCGTCATCACTGACAGCATCCTGCCCGCCGAGGCGTCGTTGGCAGTGCTGCGGGAAGCTGAGCTGGATCTGTGTCCACAACTGCTGGTTGACCAGAGTCTTGTTCCTGTTGTTCAGCCGAACCCATGTGGACACACGCTTCCTGCACATGGGACAGCACAACGTGCTCTTGTCCACGGACTCCAAGAAGCAAGCCTgaccacaaaaacacacaatgcATGTTAAATGCCTCTTTTTCTCAAAGGTTTAAATTGAAGTGTGTGagaagactcaccttgcagaagGTGTGCATGCAAGGAAGCGTCACCGGCTCAAGAAACAAATCCAAACACACTGGACACAGACAGTCGTCCAGGGACAGCGGCTCCTCTCTCTTCCTCTTGCACTTCCCCTTGCCTTTACCACTCGACTGGGTTGGATCTGGCACCTCGGCGTCTGAATCTGGCATGATCTTCTCTCCTTCTTGCTCCTGGTGGCCAGTGGAGGCAGACGACAATGCGGTGAGGTTTCCACAACAAATGCAACAGCTATTACTCTCTATGAGATATTGTAATATTCAATACCGAATCTCTTGATTTCCCCGCCTGGTCTTCGTCCCAACATCCGCGAACATCGAGGGTTGACTGCAAATAAATTTTCCTGCAAACATTCCAGCACAGATCACTTAAGCACAACAATGCATGTAGTACAAACGTGTCAAAGCTAATCTGCATCTCTTTGACAACAACCGGTCTGGTGTCACAACTCTAGGCAGACAACAAAACAGAATAGTTACTTCTAACTAGTATTACCTCTTGAGTTGTGTTCTCTCAGTAGCTTTAATGGACGACTCTTAAATTTGCTCCTGGTCCCAAACAATCCCGGTTAGCCGTTAGCTCTATAGCTAAGCCGTGTCAGGCCGCCACAATTCCCGCTCGGACGGACGAATGAAGGAACGCCAAAGTGCTCTATTAATAAAGTTTAATCGATATATAATGATCTCTCAGGTGGGTGAGTTTACAATGTGGTTAGTAGTTAACTTAGGAAGATAAAGCTCTACCATTACCCGCGCGATCCGGATGGTGACGTCTGCGCACGCGCATGACGAAATGTCTGGAAAAGCGGATGACATTTTGAGTGCTGCTACTTGTAAAATGTGTTTTGAACATTTATTAGACATAGTAATGTCATGTCTAATATTTACCTTAAATAAATATACAATTATTGTGGCATTAATAAGTGGTGTATAAATCATCTTATACATTTTTTATTCTTGACCATTCAAAGTGTTGGCGAATCACCTGCACTCTTTGACAACAAATATGGCGTTCATGTGGTTTGCTCAAAAGTTTGGGAAATACTAAAGATTCTGCCCGGCAGCAGTAACGAAACATGGATCAGAAAATGTCATTTATAATTAGGCTAAatactttttatttgtttttgtgctggtgtttgtttttattgtgaGTGAATCATTAACATTCCCTTTCAAGCTGGCACTTTTTCCCACCATTTCCATGATGCATCACTCGTTGACGAAACCATCGCTCCAAGGGAAAACTGCGCTTTTCTCCTTGTTGCCTTTGCTTCCGGACTGGTGCGAGGCCTTGGCCCCGTCGCCACAGCGGTGCTTCTTGAGCTGCCTGGAGTCGGAGAACCCGCGGCCGCAACTCTGGCACGAGTACAGCTTGACGCCCGTGTGGATCTGCATGTGCGACTTGAGCTGGTTGGACTGGCGGAACTTGCGGCCGCACTGTTGGCACTCGTAGGGCTTCTCGCCCGTGTGCACCAGGAGGTGTCGGTGGTAGTTCTGCGTCGTCCTGAAGGCCTTCCCGCACTGTTGGCACTGGTGCGGCTTGACGCCTGTGTGCAGCAGCTCGTGCTGGCGTAGCTGCGACTGAAGCAGGAAGGCCTTCTGGCAAAAACCGCAGACGTGCGGCCGGTCGCCGCTGTGCTGGCGCATGTGGTAAATGTACAGGTGGCGCTGGTGGAAGGACTTCCCGCACGTCTCGCAGACAAACTCCTTGTGCTCGTCGTGGCTCTTCTCGTGCGTGCGAAGCGTGCTGACGCTGCTGAAGCTCTTGGCGCAGCTCTTGCAGCTGAAGGCCTTCATGGTCGCCGATGCCCGCCGACGGCGCCGGTTGCCGGCGGGCGCGCCGCCCGCCTTGGCGTGCTCCTTGTTCTTGTGGACCACGAGCTGGTGCTTCTGCAGCTGGCAGTTGTAGAAGAAGGTCTTGCCGCACAGGTCGCACATGAAGGGTTTCTCCACGCCGTGCGTTAGCATGTGCGTTTTAAGGGCCCACGTTCCGGAGAAGCCTTCGCCGCACTTCTCACACCTGCCGCACATGCAACAATGACTTTTTAACGTGGATGGACGTTTCTCACAATTTTAGTTTTTTGGTGTATCTGTGGGTGAACTTTAAAAACTTCAAGTGATCTTACTTGAAGGGCTTTTCTCCGCTGTGGAGGCGCAGGTGCCTTTGGAAGTTGTACTTGAGTCCGAAGCTGAGTCCGCAGGTCTGACAGACGAAAGGCTTCTCCCCCGTGTGGACCACACGGTGCTGCAGCAGACCCATACGGCACTTGAAGGCCTTGTTGCACTCGCCGCACGAGAAGGGTCGCTCGTCCGAGTGCGAGCGCTTGTGCACGCGCAGGTTCCCGCTGGTGGAAAAGCGCTTGCCGCACATCTGGCAGGGGTATGGCCGCGCCCCCGTGTGGACCGTCTGGTGCTCGCGTAGGCTTTTTTTCCTCAGGAAGCCTTTGCCGCACACGTCGCACATGAAGGGCTTGACGTCAGCGTGCGAGATCTCGTGGTATCGAAGCACGGCCGCCGAGGTGAATGTGCGGCCGCAGGTGGTGCAGCGCAGGGGCGTTGCCTCCAGCCGGTGCGACGCTTGATGGGCGCGCAGCTGGCGGGCCAGACGGAATTTCCGATTGCACTGGTCACACGCCAGCATCTTGTCAGGGTCTTGTTCCTGGGCCTCGCGTAGCTGGTGGGCCTGCTGGTGTTTGTGCAGTGTTTTTGCCTTTGCAatgggggagggaaaaaaaaaaaaaaaaaatcaatccacAATCTTTATTCACAGattctttttttccacatacCTGGTAGAAGCCTTTGTCACACAGCGTGCACGGGAAGGGTTTGGTGTGGCGCAAGGCGTGTTTGCGAAGCTGGTGTTGCTGGTGGAAGCCTTTGTCGCACAGCTCGCAGAAGAAGCGCTTGTTCTTGTACTGCTCACGCCGGCGCTTATTCTCCAGCTCCTTCAGGTCTTCTTCACTTGCAGCTACgtcataaagaaaaaaaaaatgtttgcctcCAAAGGCGAACTGCATTTTGAAACTTGAGCAAGATTTTCTATTCAATAAAATGAATTCATTATTTCGGCGGTTTATATTTACAACTTTGATATTCGTGCTTGTGCcatgttgttttttattaacCTGTTGAGTAAACATGGATGCTCACTACTTTTCCAAGTGCATTGTGGCATTCTGAGTGCCCTTCGTTTATCCTTTCAGGACATTTGGACAccgcaaaaaaaatataaatacttaATAGTGTGTTTTATTCATCCCGGAATGGTCATGAATTACCTGATTGAGTGTGGGTCACCATCTCCTTTTCTGATTTAACGTCAACTGGTTCTGCCGTCTTACTGGCCTCCTGaacgacaaataaataaattagtgACCAAAACTGACATAGTGTGAAGGAAACTggagagaaaaacaacaaaacatgccCAACCTTTTTGTGAAGCTCCGTCTCATTCTTGGTGGCCACCAACTTCTCAGGCTCCAGCTGCTCATCTGCGACAGGAAGTGACATCACGCCAGAAACTTCACCCTGAGCGTGATCTTCAAGGTGGTCTTCAGATGGCGTCACCAAGGGGCCATTCGGGACCCTGAATGTGCTGTGAACCGGCGAGCTGATGATGACTAGAGGAGCCTGAGCCGTACCGCCGCCGCCACTGCTCGCTTTGCTGGAAATCGCTTTGGCCGAGTTGATGATGGACATGGGGAGGCTCATGGGGGCAGCGACCTGTCGTTTGTTTTCTACTGCTAAATGACAATGAACAATTAAGTTTGAGTTAAATTATACCAATTTTGGATAAGGttgaacatttttgaacaaTAATCTACTTTCTTACTCTTTGTTTTCTCCATCGTAGATGTTTGCTTGTCCCTCAGCTCAACCTCCAGCTGCCCCACTTTGTCTCGAAAGGTGTCATCTTCTTTGGGCAAGGTTGCCAGGAGCTGTCCAAACACACTGCAGATTTGCCGGACTGCCTCCTTCGCTGCCACACTCAAGATGGATGTTAGCTGACGCTGAGGAGGGAGACGACATGATGAGGCTACAAGCACATCCGCGAATAATTGGGGCCCATAATTTGACAAAGGAAATTGCGCCCTCTTCCGTTTTGGAGCGTATACTACAAGTTATTTGAGTTGTGACAGCAGTTTGCTTGTCAATGTAACCACGGTCGATTTGATTAAATATATATagaatttttaaagatataaaaTTATATTTACGTAACTGATAAATAAATTCTACTTATTGATTTATTCGCCTCGGCGAAAAGGGAAGTGAGGACGGGATTGTTATCTGGCTCTCGTTACTCTTCTATAAACTTCCAGCATCCCCTCCGTGTTCGTAAGTTAATAAGAATAAAACGAATATTACTACAATTAATAACAATCGCTGCTtaccttcagctcggcgttgtcTGCAGCCTGGATCTGCCCGCCAACGAGGCTCCTGTGGAAAACTCCCACGGCAGCATCCACCGCCACCTCCATGATGAGCGTCGCCTGCGAGCGGAAAGTTTCGGCGGTTGTCGCCTCGTCGTGGCTTGGCCGCTCCATCCAGACCTAAGGCAGGCCGCCAGGACGAATGTAAAATTTtagaaaaataatttttatAATGAACAACAAATTCTGGTCGAATAAGTGCGGGTCTTTAACAAAAACAGAGGCAATCATTCGGGATGGTTATCTGCGTTCAGACGTCCAATATGTCTGCGATGTTTACATCCGGGTCACGTCGGAGTCGTTTGAGAGTCGAGTTCGCAGCTAATGTGTGACGTAATTAGGAAGcgacaatttctttttttttcattcattacgTGTTGCTGTCGCATAATTTGACGTA harbors:
- the LOC125972897 gene encoding zinc finger protein 85-like; the protein is MERPSHDEATTAETFRSQATLIMEVAVDAAVGVFHRSLVGGQIQAADNAELKRQLTSILSVAAKEAVRQICSVFGQLLATLPKEDDTFRDKVGQLEVELRDKQTSTMEKTKTVENKRQVAAPMSLPMSIINSAKAISSKASSGGGGTAQAPLVIISSPVHSTFRVPNGPLVTPSEDHLEDHAQGEVSGVMSLPVADEQLEPEKLVATKNETELHKKEASKTAEPVDVKSEKEMVTHTQSAASEEDLKELENKRRREQYKNKRFFCELCDKGFHQQHQLRKHALRHTKPFPCTLCDKGFYQAKTLHKHQQAHQLREAQEQDPDKMLACDQCNRKFRLARQLRAHQASHRLEATPLRCTTCGRTFTSAAVLRYHEISHADVKPFMCDVCGKGFLRKKSLREHQTVHTGARPYPCQMCGKRFSTSGNLRVHKRSHSDERPFSCGECNKAFKCRMGLLQHRVVHTGEKPFVCQTCGLSFGLKYNFQRHLRLHSGEKPFKCEKCGEGFSGTWALKTHMLTHGVEKPFMCDLCGKTFFYNCQLQKHQLVVHKNKEHAKAGGAPAGNRRRRRASATMKAFSCKSCAKSFSSVSTLRTHEKSHDEHKEFVCETCGKSFHQRHLYIYHMRQHSGDRPHVCGFCQKAFLLQSQLRQHELLHTGVKPHQCQQCGKAFRTTQNYHRHLLVHTGEKPYECQQCGRKFRQSNQLKSHMQIHTGVKLYSCQSCGRGFSDSRQLKKHRCGDGAKASHQSGSKGNKEKSAVFPWSDGFVNE
- the LOC125972900 gene encoding E3 ubiquitin-protein ligase rnf168 gives rise to the protein MPDSDAEVPDPTQSSGKGKGKCKRKREEPLSLDDCLCPVCLDLFLEPVTLPCMHTFCKACFLESVDKSTLCCPMCRKRVSTWVRLNNRNKTLVNQQLWTQIQLSFPQHCQRRLGGQDAVSDDDLTVFSPRTSQPGELRQEYQEQINKLSEEKRELEEEEQRASEEYIHKLLAEEEEILQEERKRSEEDEQLAKVLNKELNTAPVSPDNHHRAHITPAKKKVNTAGHIEKFLCRLPSKSSPSECSSTSTLISNKENIRLSHGQHLPQADLYRTQQDQPEPPCPGPASPLEARHCQIRHTDAGTSKRKSSEPANEEDAKRGRLHLPSSSSSALPLEGALVLQAQLEAQLEQRRQQEEADRQMALLLQEKLDQEERQQQTDRRKGTIDAYLLRHVGSDTRRRNSRTSTTSPLSLSTSSSSSSSSSSSEVSTSSSQNDSSRQSTLTDVFSDLGS